The following are from one region of the Amycolatopsis lurida genome:
- the rraA gene encoding ribonuclease E activity regulator RraA produces the protein MIDSFTTADLVDEHGDRLRVCDTQFRQFGGHRKFSGPIRTVSCHEDNGLVKKLLATPGDGAVLVVDGGGSLHSALTGDMIAKSAVDHGWSGIVVHGAVRDSAELAGLPLGVKALGTNPRKSSKAGAGAVDVPVGFGGVTFTPGDTLYADDDGVVVLPAAGS, from the coding sequence GTGATCGATTCCTTCACCACCGCCGACCTCGTGGACGAGCACGGCGACCGGCTGCGCGTCTGCGACACCCAGTTCCGCCAGTTCGGCGGGCACCGGAAGTTCTCGGGCCCGATCCGGACCGTCTCCTGTCACGAGGACAACGGCCTGGTCAAGAAACTCCTGGCCACTCCCGGCGACGGCGCCGTCCTGGTGGTCGACGGTGGCGGCTCGCTGCACAGTGCGCTCACCGGCGACATGATCGCGAAGTCCGCCGTCGACCACGGCTGGTCCGGCATCGTCGTCCACGGCGCGGTACGGGACAGCGCCGAGCTCGCCGGGCTCCCGCTCGGAGTGAAGGCGCTCGGCACCAACCCGCGCAAGAGTTCCAAGGCGGGCGCCGGCGCTGTCGACGTCCCTGTCGGTTTCGGGGGAGTGACCTTCACTCCCGGCGACACGCTCTACGCCGATGACGACGGCGTCGTGGTCCTTCCCGCGGCCGGATCCTGA
- a CDS encoding NADP-dependent oxidoreductase, producing MKKVIFTEFGGPEVLQLVDAEDPHAGPGQVRIAVRAAGVNPVDWRIREGQVLGAHPTVLPSGVGLDAAGVVDEIGEGVAGVDIGDFVFGEGASTYAEFAVLTAWAVMPEGLSFEEAAGYPSVVETALRLIREVGVRPGENLLVSGASGGVGSAVLQIARERGIAVIGTAGAANQEYLRGLGALATTYGEGWVGRVRRLGRVDAALDLAGSGVIAELVELTGDPAKVVSIADLGAPELGVRFSGVAGSVPDALAEAVDLISQGKLHIPVEKAYSLADAAAAHADSHAGHTRGRRVIVV from the coding sequence ATGAAGAAAGTGATCTTCACCGAGTTCGGTGGTCCGGAAGTCCTGCAGCTCGTCGACGCCGAAGATCCGCACGCCGGCCCGGGCCAGGTACGCATCGCGGTGCGGGCCGCCGGGGTGAACCCCGTCGACTGGAGAATCCGTGAAGGCCAGGTTCTCGGCGCGCATCCGACCGTGTTGCCGTCCGGCGTGGGCCTGGACGCCGCCGGAGTGGTGGACGAGATCGGCGAAGGTGTCGCCGGAGTAGACATCGGGGACTTCGTGTTCGGCGAGGGCGCGAGCACCTATGCCGAGTTCGCCGTGCTGACGGCGTGGGCCGTGATGCCCGAAGGGTTGAGCTTCGAGGAGGCGGCCGGATACCCCTCCGTGGTCGAGACCGCGCTACGGCTGATCCGCGAAGTGGGGGTGCGCCCTGGCGAGAATCTTCTGGTCAGCGGCGCGTCCGGCGGGGTCGGGTCCGCGGTGCTGCAGATCGCGCGGGAACGCGGCATCGCGGTGATCGGCACGGCGGGCGCCGCGAACCAGGAGTACCTGCGCGGCCTGGGCGCGCTCGCCACGACCTACGGCGAGGGCTGGGTGGGACGGGTGCGGCGACTCGGCCGCGTCGACGCCGCTCTGGATCTGGCCGGGTCCGGGGTGATCGCCGAACTGGTCGAGCTCACCGGGGATCCGGCGAAGGTCGTCTCCATCGCCGATCTCGGCGCGCCGGAGCTCGGTGTCCGCTTTTCCGGCGTGGCCGGGAGCGTGCCGGACGCGCTGGCCGAGGCCGTCGACCTCATCTCACAGGGGAAGCTGCACATCCCGGTCGAGAAGGCCTACTCGCTCGCCGACGCCGCGGCGGCGCATGCCGACAGCCACGCCGGGCACACCCGCGGCCGCCGGGTCATCGTCGTCTGA
- a CDS encoding TetR/AcrR family transcriptional regulator, producing MTVPTGRRERKKAATRQKIADTALRLFLDRGYDAVGIREVAAEADVAVTTLFSHFASKEALVFGQDAEFERGLARAVTERAPHEPLIPALRREVHAMVRHCTVDGAAPIWRMIDESPPLREYEYSMRLRHAESLAAAIAADPGFSRSAAACRTIARFVIDAYSIGREAADPEAAVNEIFRMIEAAWEAGGPGPSPAEGSPC from the coding sequence ATGACCGTGCCGACCGGACGTCGTGAGCGGAAGAAGGCCGCGACCCGTCAGAAGATCGCCGACACCGCGCTGCGGCTTTTCCTGGACCGCGGGTACGACGCGGTGGGTATCCGCGAGGTGGCCGCGGAGGCCGACGTAGCCGTCACGACGCTCTTCTCCCACTTCGCCTCGAAAGAGGCCTTGGTGTTCGGGCAGGACGCGGAGTTCGAGCGAGGCCTTGCCAGGGCGGTCACCGAACGGGCGCCGCACGAGCCACTCATTCCCGCGCTGCGCCGGGAGGTCCACGCGATGGTGCGTCACTGCACGGTCGACGGCGCCGCCCCGATCTGGCGCATGATCGACGAGTCGCCCCCGTTGCGGGAGTACGAGTACTCGATGCGGCTGCGTCACGCGGAGTCCCTGGCGGCGGCCATCGCGGCGGATCCGGGGTTCTCGCGGTCCGCGGCCGCCTGCCGGACGATCGCGAGGTTCGTGATCGACGCCTACTCGATCGGCCGGGAGGCGGCCGATCCCGAGGCCGCGGTGAACGAGATCTTCCGGATGATCGAAGCGGCCTGGGAAGCCGGTGGTCCCGGCCCATCACCAGCGGAGGGCTCGCCGTGCTGA
- a CDS encoding MBL fold metallo-hydrolase: MLTQVAEGVLVHQSALLENNTVVVEGGDGVLLVDPGITGSEMACLAQDLSESGRPVVAGFATHPDWDHVLWHTELGDAPRYGTARCAEYLRDLRSNVDWKTGVAEGLPPEIAGEVPLELFGLITGLPAGTTRIPWDGPRIRIIEHPAHAPGHAALLIEERGVLVAGDMLSDVLVPMFDDNGDPVEDYLAGLRVIGDLAGDVDVVVPGHGAVGGAGEMRARIDLDRAYVHALRDGRTPNDPRIGPSAKPGWEWVSDLHAGQSQRLARRQPSASRHDAKFP, translated from the coding sequence GTGCTGACACAGGTCGCGGAGGGTGTGCTGGTCCATCAGAGCGCGTTGCTGGAGAACAACACGGTCGTCGTGGAGGGCGGGGACGGAGTGTTGCTCGTCGACCCCGGCATCACGGGCAGCGAAATGGCCTGCCTCGCACAGGATCTCTCCGAGTCGGGCCGACCGGTGGTGGCGGGTTTCGCGACGCATCCCGACTGGGATCACGTGCTCTGGCACACCGAACTGGGTGACGCGCCTCGGTACGGCACCGCCCGTTGCGCGGAGTACCTGCGAGATCTGCGGTCGAACGTGGACTGGAAGACCGGCGTCGCCGAGGGGCTGCCGCCGGAAATCGCCGGGGAGGTGCCGCTGGAGCTGTTCGGCCTCATCACCGGTCTGCCCGCCGGAACCACCCGGATTCCTTGGGACGGCCCGCGCATCCGGATCATCGAGCATCCGGCCCACGCTCCCGGTCATGCGGCGCTGCTGATCGAGGAACGCGGAGTACTCGTCGCCGGCGACATGCTTTCCGACGTCCTGGTCCCGATGTTCGACGACAATGGGGACCCGGTCGAGGACTACCTGGCCGGGCTCCGGGTGATCGGAGACCTCGCGGGCGACGTCGATGTCGTCGTACCCGGCCACGGGGCCGTCGGCGGCGCCGGGGAAATGCGGGCTCGGATAGACCTGGACAGGGCGTATGTGCACGCCCTCCGCGACGGCCGGACTCCGAACGACCCGCGAATCGGCCCGTCGGCGAAACCCGGATGGGAATGGGTGAGCGATCTGCACGCCGGGCAATCCCAGAGGCTCGCCCGGAGGCAGCCATCAGCCTCTCGGCATGACGCAAAGTTCCCGTGA
- a CDS encoding LppU/SCO3897 family protein, with product MTYPQQQSPIWQQYPVAPPKKAPKTGLIVGIAAAAVVVTGGAIAVTVAITTSGGSSGANVPQVDPDPFSAQAGDCISADEDAGSNGAFSASAVRVHCSDSSANYSVIAQLASASGSDCDSVPGYEYGNPVVYDFKSGESRELCVMPRG from the coding sequence GTGACCTACCCTCAGCAACAGTCGCCGATCTGGCAGCAGTATCCCGTCGCGCCGCCGAAGAAGGCCCCGAAGACCGGGCTGATCGTCGGGATCGCCGCGGCGGCGGTCGTCGTCACCGGCGGGGCGATCGCGGTGACCGTGGCGATCACCACGAGCGGCGGCTCGTCCGGTGCCAATGTCCCCCAGGTCGACCCCGACCCGTTCTCCGCGCAGGCCGGGGATTGCATCTCGGCCGACGAAGACGCCGGTAGCAACGGCGCGTTCAGCGCCAGCGCCGTCCGGGTCCACTGTTCGGACAGCTCCGCCAACTACTCGGTGATCGCCCAGCTCGCGTCCGCGTCCGGCTCGGACTGCGACTCCGTGCCCGGCTACGAGTACGGCAATCCCGTCGTCTACGACTTCAAGTCCGGGGAGTCACGGGAACTTTGCGTCATGCCGAGAGGCTGA
- a CDS encoding class I SAM-dependent methyltransferase has product MTRPARWNRYWDTKSRNYDREMQFLDRKLFGDSRAWACGQATGEVLEVAVGTGLNLPLYPAGVTLTGIDLSDGMLAIARGRAERLGHPVTLRRADAHGLPFDADSFDTVVCTLGLCAIPDDGKALREMARVLRPGGRLILLDHIASSSRAVRGLQWIAEKITVPMAGEHFLRRPLDKIDGLGLAVEHQERFKLGLVERLVARK; this is encoded by the coding sequence ATGACCCGGCCCGCCCGCTGGAACCGATACTGGGACACCAAATCCCGTAACTACGACCGGGAGATGCAGTTCCTGGACCGGAAGCTCTTCGGCGATTCCCGTGCGTGGGCTTGCGGCCAGGCCACCGGCGAAGTCCTCGAAGTCGCCGTCGGCACCGGCCTGAACCTGCCGCTCTATCCCGCCGGCGTCACGCTCACCGGTATCGATCTCAGTGACGGCATGCTCGCCATCGCCCGCGGCCGCGCCGAACGCCTCGGCCACCCGGTGACGTTGCGGCGGGCCGATGCCCATGGCCTGCCCTTCGACGCCGACTCGTTCGACACGGTGGTCTGCACTCTCGGACTCTGCGCCATCCCCGACGACGGCAAGGCGTTGCGGGAGATGGCCAGGGTGCTCCGGCCAGGAGGCAGGCTCATCCTGCTCGACCACATCGCGAGCTCGTCGCGCGCCGTCCGCGGTCTGCAGTGGATCGCCGAAAAGATCACCGTGCCGATGGCGGGTGAGCACTTCCTCCGCCGCCCGCTCGACAAGATCGACGGTCTCGGCTTGGCCGTGGAGCATCAGGAGCGGTTCAAGCTCGGGCTGGTGGAACGGCTCGTCGCCCGCAAGTGA
- a CDS encoding cation transporter: MSAESGSCADGCCAAKPAVTPDRRAVLSRRVRLLVAATITYNVVEAIVAISAGTIASSTALIGFGLDSVIEVASAAAVAWQFSGKDPEARERAALKVIAVSFFALAAYVAVESVRTLFGADPAEHSPVGIVLAAVSLLVMPFLSYAQRRTGRELGSASAVADSKQTLLCTYLSGVLLVGLLLNSLFGWYGADPLVALVIAAVAIKEGREAWRGEHCC, encoded by the coding sequence TTGAGTGCGGAGAGTGGTTCCTGCGCGGACGGCTGCTGCGCCGCGAAGCCCGCAGTGACCCCGGATCGCCGTGCCGTGCTCTCCCGGCGGGTCCGGCTCTTGGTCGCCGCGACGATCACGTACAACGTCGTCGAGGCGATCGTCGCCATCTCGGCGGGCACCATCGCCTCGTCGACGGCCCTGATCGGCTTCGGCCTGGACTCGGTGATCGAGGTCGCCTCGGCCGCGGCGGTGGCCTGGCAGTTCTCCGGGAAGGACCCCGAAGCCCGCGAACGCGCCGCACTCAAGGTCATCGCGGTGTCCTTCTTCGCACTGGCCGCGTACGTCGCCGTCGAATCGGTCCGCACCCTGTTCGGCGCCGACCCCGCCGAGCACTCCCCTGTCGGCATCGTGCTGGCGGCGGTTTCGTTGCTCGTGATGCCGTTCCTGTCCTATGCCCAGCGCCGCACCGGGCGCGAACTCGGCTCCGCGAGCGCCGTCGCCGACTCGAAGCAGACCTTGCTCTGCACCTATCTTTCCGGTGTGCTGCTCGTCGGGCTGCTGCTCAACAGCCTGTTCGGCTGGTACGGGGCCGATCCGCTGGTCGCGCTCGTCATCGCCGCCGTCGCGATCAAGGAAGGCCGCGAGGCCTGGCGCGGTGAGCACTGCTGCTGA
- the cmtR gene encoding Cd(II)/Pb(II)-sensing metalloregulatory transcriptional regulator CmtR, producing MLTCETQGAALARLGRALADPNRCRILVALLDGVSYPGLLAGQLGLSRSNVSNHLACLRGCGLVVATYEGRQVRYSLADAHLARALRELVQVVLAVDTAEPCVDEVLR from the coding sequence GTGCTGACATGTGAGACCCAGGGCGCCGCGCTCGCCCGGCTCGGCCGCGCCCTCGCCGACCCGAACCGGTGCCGGATCCTGGTCGCCCTGCTCGATGGCGTGAGCTATCCCGGGCTGCTGGCCGGGCAACTCGGGCTGAGCCGCTCGAACGTGTCGAACCATCTCGCCTGCCTGCGGGGTTGCGGACTCGTCGTGGCCACCTACGAAGGCCGACAGGTCCGTTACTCGCTGGCGGACGCGCATCTCGCCCGCGCCCTGCGGGAACTCGTCCAGGTCGTACTGGCCGTCGACACCGCCGAACCCTGCGTGGACGAGGTGCTCCGTTGA
- a CDS encoding family 2B encapsulin nanocompartment shell protein translates to MTVTESDTSAEGVQGPENPQLSLGRAAARNLATTTKSVPQMQGISSRWLLKSLEWVQVNGGAYRVNRRLNYSVGDGRVTFSKAGAEVSVIPAELGELKPLKGYDDEEVLTELARRFEQQEVAAGDVLVEFGHRADRVYLIAHGKITKTGPGPYGDETALGVVKDGDYFGAQALVDGDGIWEFTAKAATACTVLTLSRLDFERVLEESESLQAQIEQASQDSGRANDFGEAEIDISSGHDGEPLLPGTFVDYETSPREYELSVAQTVLRVHSRVSDLYNQPMDQTEQQLRLTIEALRERQEHEMINNTDFGLLHNADFTQRIATRTGPPTPDDFDDLLALVWKEPGFFLAHPRTIAAFSRECSKRGIYPTGTDLGGHKVPSWRGVPILPCNKIPVSQTSTSSVLLMRTGEKNQGVVGLRQIGLPDEYEPGLNVRFMGISEQAIISYLVSTYYSAAVLVPDALAVLEAAELGREG, encoded by the coding sequence GTGACCGTGACCGAATCGGACACTTCCGCCGAAGGTGTCCAGGGGCCGGAAAATCCGCAGCTGAGCTTGGGCAGGGCCGCCGCGCGCAATCTGGCGACGACCACCAAATCCGTTCCCCAGATGCAGGGAATTTCGTCCCGGTGGCTGCTGAAATCGCTCGAATGGGTTCAGGTGAACGGTGGTGCCTACCGGGTCAACCGGAGGCTCAATTACTCGGTCGGCGACGGACGGGTGACCTTCTCGAAGGCCGGCGCCGAGGTCAGCGTGATCCCGGCGGAACTGGGAGAACTGAAGCCACTCAAGGGATATGACGACGAAGAAGTACTCACCGAACTCGCCCGCCGATTCGAGCAGCAGGAAGTGGCGGCAGGCGACGTACTCGTCGAATTCGGCCACCGGGCCGACCGGGTCTACCTCATCGCACACGGCAAGATCACCAAAACCGGCCCTGGTCCCTACGGAGACGAGACCGCGCTGGGCGTGGTCAAGGACGGCGACTACTTCGGCGCGCAAGCCCTCGTGGACGGTGACGGCATCTGGGAGTTCACCGCGAAGGCGGCCACCGCCTGCACCGTGCTCACCCTGTCCCGACTGGACTTCGAGCGCGTACTGGAGGAGTCCGAATCGCTGCAGGCGCAGATCGAGCAGGCGTCACAGGATTCCGGACGCGCCAACGACTTCGGCGAGGCCGAGATCGACATCTCGTCCGGGCACGATGGCGAGCCACTGCTCCCGGGCACGTTCGTCGACTACGAGACCTCGCCGCGCGAATACGAACTGAGCGTGGCCCAGACGGTGCTCCGGGTCCACAGCCGGGTGTCCGATCTCTACAACCAGCCGATGGACCAGACCGAGCAGCAGTTGCGGCTGACCATCGAGGCGCTGCGTGAGCGGCAAGAACACGAAATGATCAACAACACGGACTTCGGCCTGCTCCACAACGCCGACTTCACCCAGCGCATCGCGACCCGGACCGGTCCGCCCACTCCGGACGATTTCGACGATCTGCTCGCACTGGTGTGGAAGGAACCCGGCTTCTTCCTCGCGCATCCGCGCACGATCGCCGCGTTCAGCCGCGAATGCAGCAAACGCGGGATCTACCCGACCGGAACCGATCTCGGCGGCCACAAGGTGCCGTCCTGGCGCGGGGTGCCGATCCTGCCCTGCAACAAGATCCCGGTGAGCCAGACCAGTACGAGTTCCGTCCTGCTGATGCGCACCGGCGAGAAGAACCAGGGCGTCGTCGGCCTGCGTCAGATCGGCCTGCCGGACGAATACGAGCCCGGCCTGAACGTCCGGTTCATGGGGATCTCGGAGCAGGCGATCATCTCCTACCTCGTCAGCACCTACTACTCCGCGGCCGTACTCGTCCCGGACGCGCTGGCCGTCCTCGAAGCCGCCGAACTCGGCCGCGAAGGATGA